A stretch of Calditrichota bacterium DNA encodes these proteins:
- a CDS encoding imidazolonepropionase, with protein sequence MRLLLKNIKELLQVRNNFIPFVAGEQLSELPSIKNAYLLIEDDLISDFGPMDLCPDHKVDKVVDATGKMVLPTWCDSHTHLVFPETRVGEFVDRINGLSYEQIAQKGGGILNSAKKMQTITDEELYLHSEKRLKDLIQLGTGAIEIKSGYGLETNAELKMLRVIKRLKENSPVEIKATFLGAHALPLDYKNDKSGYLKMLVEIVMPKIAEESLAEYIDIFCETGYFDIEDTNYILEAGQKYGLIPKIHVNQFTIIGGVQTAVKFKALSVDHLEELNEKDIQSLKNTSTMPVALPGCSFFLGIPYTPARQIIDAGLPIALASDYNPGSAPSGNMNFIVSLACVKMKMNPNEAINAATLNGAYAMGLENQLGSITVGKLANIIVTKPIDSHEELPYSFGENLIDQVYIKGNLVK encoded by the coding sequence ATGCGGCTACTTTTAAAAAACATTAAAGAGTTACTTCAGGTACGAAACAACTTTATTCCATTTGTAGCCGGAGAACAATTGAGCGAACTACCTTCTATAAAGAACGCCTATCTGCTGATTGAAGATGACTTAATTTCCGATTTTGGACCAATGGATCTGTGCCCTGATCACAAGGTGGATAAAGTTGTGGATGCTACGGGAAAAATGGTTTTACCAACCTGGTGTGATTCACATACACATTTGGTTTTTCCTGAGACACGAGTAGGTGAATTTGTTGACCGGATTAATGGCCTTTCTTATGAACAGATCGCTCAGAAAGGCGGCGGGATATTAAACTCAGCCAAAAAAATGCAAACTATTACAGATGAAGAATTATATCTGCACAGCGAAAAACGATTGAAAGATTTAATTCAACTTGGTACCGGTGCCATTGAAATAAAATCAGGTTACGGTTTAGAAACAAATGCCGAATTGAAAATGCTTCGGGTAATCAAACGATTAAAAGAAAATAGTCCGGTAGAAATAAAAGCCACTTTTCTTGGTGCGCATGCACTCCCGTTAGACTATAAAAATGATAAAAGCGGCTATCTAAAAATGTTAGTAGAAATTGTAATGCCTAAAATTGCTGAAGAATCGTTGGCGGAATACATCGATATATTTTGTGAAACCGGATATTTCGATATTGAGGACACTAATTATATTTTAGAGGCGGGACAAAAATATGGACTTATACCAAAAATTCATGTAAATCAGTTTACAATTATTGGTGGTGTGCAAACTGCTGTTAAATTTAAAGCATTATCTGTGGACCATCTGGAAGAGTTAAATGAAAAAGACATCCAGTCTTTAAAAAACACCTCTACAATGCCGGTTGCTTTACCAGGTTGCTCCTTCTTTTTGGGCATTCCCTATACACCGGCCCGACAAATAATTGATGCCGGACTCCCAATCGCCCTGGCATCTGATTATAACCCAGGATCTGCACCCTCAGGAAATATGAATTTTATAGTTTCATTGGCTTGTGTTAAAATGAAAATGAATCCAAATGAAGCTATAAATGCCGCCACACTTAACGGCGCATATGCGATGGGTCTGGAAAATCAGTTAGGTTCAATCACGGTTGGCAAATTGGCAAATATTATTGTGACGAAGCCGATCGATTCGCATGAAGAATTGCCTTATTCCTTTGGTGAAAACCTTATCGATCAGGTTTATATTAAAGGCAATCTAGTTAAATAA